In Haloplanus vescus, a single genomic region encodes these proteins:
- a CDS encoding class I SAM-dependent methyltransferase, translated as MAELLFEDISSTYGKRILYPGCGKGELISAVERYFEDSVHDPPSGVAIDTEDEYVETVRENYTDQVEVRNGDYLSADARLDSFEFVLSYPPTVQWIDLSEEKQREYATSFAQISPDTARIHTGLLFLERSLHVLTEDGNGVFLTTRGFKTEETKGPFRSYLAPKVADVESVDRDHFEADIPHMLLKVNSPESEEFDPAVSSIRPDPSEVESQLMASATSPTISEPARHTATCFPELDVYSAEDDAAFVYLDLYYEDYDAAFVFDDPEQLEGLRGYVSRAEMEIRGEEPVTEHVLPLTDSDCVAPGEEVGTVIERLGRDGERFCFVGQPNDPEGIVTRFDLNKIPVYQYLYVLLAQFEIRLRKIIREHIPDWETETDIHIRTTYVGDLAPDKLAGGTVGKLLDILSEADEMQQLPVDLESYGATIWDVKDLRDAVAHYNPLVHSMSNDTESDWTAGDLRARHKLLRDIVESD; from the coding sequence ATGGCTGAACTCCTCTTCGAGGATATCAGCTCCACGTACGGGAAGCGAATCCTGTATCCGGGATGTGGGAAAGGTGAATTAATTTCTGCTGTGGAACGATATTTCGAGGACTCGGTGCATGACCCACCATCTGGGGTTGCGATCGATACAGAGGACGAGTATGTCGAGACGGTTCGAGAGAACTACACTGACCAAGTAGAGGTTCGGAACGGAGACTATCTGAGTGCGGACGCACGCCTTGACTCGTTTGAGTTCGTGCTTAGCTATCCGCCAACCGTCCAGTGGATTGATCTGAGTGAGGAAAAGCAGCGCGAGTATGCTACCTCCTTTGCTCAGATATCTCCGGATACAGCCCGTATCCATACCGGCCTGCTGTTTCTCGAACGGTCGCTACACGTCCTAACAGAGGACGGAAACGGTGTATTCTTGACTACGAGAGGATTCAAAACAGAAGAGACAAAGGGCCCCTTCCGCAGTTACTTGGCTCCGAAAGTTGCAGATGTTGAATCGGTTGATCGCGACCATTTTGAGGCCGATATTCCCCACATGCTCCTCAAAGTCAATAGTCCGGAGTCAGAGGAGTTCGACCCAGCGGTATCATCAATCCGACCAGACCCATCAGAAGTTGAGTCCCAACTCATGGCGAGTGCAACCTCACCGACAATCAGCGAGCCTGCTCGCCATACAGCGACATGTTTCCCGGAGTTGGATGTATATAGTGCTGAGGATGACGCTGCCTTCGTCTACTTAGATCTCTACTATGAGGACTACGACGCTGCATTCGTCTTCGATGATCCGGAGCAACTAGAGGGACTTCGTGGCTACGTCTCCAGAGCAGAGATGGAGATACGAGGTGAAGAGCCCGTCACCGAACACGTACTGCCGCTAACGGACTCAGATTGCGTCGCTCCCGGAGAAGAAGTCGGGACGGTAATTGAACGACTAGGAAGAGACGGAGAACGGTTCTGTTTCGTCGGCCAGCCAAATGATCCGGAGGGAATCGTGACCCGATTCGACCTGAACAAGATTCCCGTCTACCAGTATCTGTACGTGCTTCTCGCTCAGTTTGAAATTCGACTACGAAAGATCATCCGTGAACACATCCCGGACTGGGAAACTGAGACCGACATTCACATCCGCACGACCTATGTCGGCGATCTCGCACCTGACAAGCTAGCCGGGGGTACCGTAGGGAAACTACTTGACATCCTGTCTGAGGCCGATGAGATGCAGCAGCTACCGGTAGATCTAGAATCATATGGGGCAACAATATGGGATGTGAAAGACCTTCGAGATGCTGTTGCTCACTATAACCCGCTTGTTCACTCAATGAGTAACGACACGGAGAGCGATTGGACAGCAGGAGATTTACGTGCCCGACATAAGCTTTTGCGGGATATAGTAGAATCGGATTGA